One Oryctolagus cuniculus chromosome 7, mOryCun1.1, whole genome shotgun sequence genomic window, ATAGGGCCTGTTGTTTTGTACGTCagcaagaaatacatctttttcatcctcttgaaaaaaaaaaaaagtccacattcTGGAACTTACAAAGCACTTGTCTTTTGtgtgttaataaaaaaaataaagagctagAGGAGGCATCCGACATCCTCTCAGCCAACTCCTCATGAGTCAACCCTAACAAGGAGATGATTTAATAGTGGCTGGCCTGCAGTAGTGAATTCCAGCTTTGAAATTGCATGTGTCCCTTCCCTAGCAGATTACAGATGGGCAGGCCATCGACTGATTTGGTTTAGATACTTGTTTTGAAAGTGACAAACTCTGTTTTCCACCCTTTAAGTTTCTCCCACTCAGTTTTCCATCTGGTTGTGAAAAAGCAAACTAACTTTGCGGATTTGTTTACGTTCTTTCCACCTGAATGCAAACCATGGGTTGTAATCTCCTGTGGCCACCAGGGGGAACTAAAGTAGTAGAGAGTCTTGTTTCCGTACGGGAGTTCCGACCCATGGCCTGGGTTCAGTATAAAAGGAGGCCGGGTTTGAGACCGGAAGTAGGGACGAGACTCGGCTCAGACACCTGTTGGCCACGCCCGCTCACGTGAGTGGCCCAGGGCAGCTGAGTGAAATTCCTTATTGGTAAACAACGCCTCCTCGCTGGGCCAGGTGTCGGTCAAAGCCGGATTTACAAGCTGACTCGCTCTTTCGCCCACATCGCTGTGCAACCTTTATAGCAACAATTAAAGTGGGACTGGGAGGCCAAGGCGAAGACTCGCTCTTGAAAAGACGTGACCGAAGCTTGCAGCGACAGAAGATGCACCGGCCAGGTCACAAGAGCTGATTAACCAATCTCCGGGAGAGCAGAAAGAGGGAGCGCCCCCCCGAAAGCGTGGGAAAGGCCGCTGGGAAGGAACGAAGGGAAATGCTGCTCTCGTGGGGCGGCACGCTGAACTCAAGCCCCACGACAGGTTCCAGGCCTGTGCGTTCGAATTTGAGTGCGGGACACGGAGAGGAGACTGTCTCTGAGCGTCTCCCGGCCCGGAGGCTTCCAGGGCCTTGCACTTCGCGGTCTCTCCCTTTACTCCTGGGACCCTTGCTGCTCTTGGGGACTGAGGGTGAAGTGACCAGCAAGGCGGGGCGTCTGCCGATATAAAACCAGGAGTGTGTGGGCCACGGGCGTGTGTGTTCTCACGTAGAAGTTGGCCTGCTCCTAGCAATCTGACTTACGCAAGGGGCTTAATTTCTCCCGGCCGTCGTTTTTCCGCCTGTAAACCCAAGCAAAACAAAGATCCCACTTAGGACTAAGTCGCGGTGCTTGAGGAGGGTGGAGCGGAGCGCGTAGAAGGCGGATAAACAAATCGCTTCTGCAGCAGGTGGCGGAGGGGACGACAGACCCCGCCCCCCTCTTCCTGCTCCGCGCTCATTGGCCCttcagggggcggggcctgtcctgggggcggggccagagcgCCCCTTGTCCACCCGCGGCCCAGGCCCGGCCGGGATTCTCGCCGTAGGCACAGCCATGGCCGGCCGCGCTCTCGGGTCTGCGCGCGCGCTGCTCGCCGCCCTgctggcgctggcgctgtggGCGCTGCTGGTGTCGCCGGCGCGGGGCCGCGGCGGCCGGGACCACGGGGACTGGGATCTGGCCAagctgctgccgccgctgccgccccGCGAGGACGCGGCGCGCGTGGCCCGCTTCGTGACGCACCTCTGCGACTGGGGCGCGCTGGGCACCATCTCCACGCTGGAGGCGGTGCGTGGCCAGGCCTTCGCCGACGTGCTCTCGCTCAGCGACGGGGTCCCCGGAGGGAGCACCGGCGTGCCCTACTTCTACCTGAGCCCGCTGCAGCTCACCGTGGGCAACCTGCAGGTGAGCCCCAGGGCCGCGGCGGCGTCGGGGCGCTGGGGGAGCGGCTGCCCGCGCGGGAGCGCGTGGCTCCTCCAGATAGACTGAACCCGGCGCAAACAACCGCCTCGGGTGTCGTCGCCAGCCAGGCCGGCATTGCAGCGTCCCAGGTGTTGGGGAAGCGAGGGCCGGGAACTTGACTCACGCCCCCGCGCTGGGAGACGCACCTGGGAGAATTACTTCCCAGCACCCCAGGACGTCTCGTCTCGCTGTGTCTGCATTTCCTGGGCCCATATTTTGCTACAGGGTTTTCAGGGCGCAGACCTGGTGGGTAGTTAAGCACTTTGCAGAGGTGACTTTGGGTTTCTTGTTCCCACCTCTCTTTCTGAATTAAGAATTTTCCCTTCAGCAGCAAAAAGCTCACAGACAACACCGTGGGAAGCAgactgatttattattattattgaaagattttatttgtttcagaggcagagacagagaggtcttccatccgctggttcactcctcaaatggccacaatggctggagctgggccaatctgaagccaggagccaggagcttcttctcccacatgggttcagggatccaaggacttggaccatcttctgctgctttcctagaagcAGTGACAGGGGAgctgttggaagtggagcagctgggagttgaaccagcaacgctgcaggcagtggctttactggctatgccacagctccaggcccCAGCAGACTGATGGAAAGCACATCTCCTCCCCACTTTctgggccagggcccagggcccaagcCTGCAACTCTGGTGGACCTCTGCTGTCCCAAGGGCAGGGCCTCGGAGGCACATCTCTGAGACTAGAGTCACACAGAGCCTAGGAATGGGGCCTGATTTGATAAGAAGGTCCTTTTGACAAAGACCAGGCCGTCCTCAAGTTCCACTCTCCGTTCATGGTCCCATTCTGCCGATGAAGAACGTGAGGCTTGTTGGGGTTGTCACCCACCCAAAGCCCGCTCACAGTCTGGTGGGCCAGGGGCAACCTACGTCCCCACACACTGGTGTTCTTTGGCCCACACAgaattctgttttgcttttgttaagttaGAATTCATTTACAACATTGAAAATTCAGATTTTACTTAAGTTTGAATTTCTACCTCTTCTTGAAAAACTGGAAGGTggcttgaccttgaccttgaggGCCTACATTCTCGGAGCGAAAGCAGGAGTGGCTGTTCCCTTTAGCCAAAGCCCAGATGCCCCTGCCTGCCATTTTCCTATTCTCAGCTCTCCACTCCCTTAGGGATTTACCCAACACAGCTAACTCTACTTCACTGCTGCTCAACTTTGGCTGCAGGTCAGTGTCCTGGAAGACGTGGGAAAATGCGACTGCGGTGCCAAGGCCTTTTGTTAAAGGCCCATTTGATTCTAAACTCGCCCTCAAAATAACTTCCTGATAATAATTCtaatggagaagagagagagagagagatggaaacacCATAGCCAtacataatcaaataaataagtaaatacctttggataaaaaataaaaaaaaaaaaagagagatggagaaagacaaGCTAgagagaaaatacatgaaaagaaaaagataagaggtactttaaaaagttcatggaaaatggaattaaaagataagtttgggggccagcgctgtggtgcagtgggttaatcctctgcctgctgcaccagcatcccataggggctccggttctagtcccaatggctcctcttcaaatccagctccctgttatggcctgggaaagaagtggaagatggcccaagcacttggagacCTGAATctttgtgggagacacagaagaagctcctggttcctggctccagaactGCCCACTTCtaactgttgtgatcatttgaggagtgaaccagaggatggaggacctttctctctgtctcttcctctcactgtctgtagctctacatctcaaataaataaatacaatctttttaggcatagaaagccaagacactggcaaaaaaaaaaaaatatgaaagatctctgcgagtgagatcccagtggaaagaatgggccatcaaagaaggaggtacctttctctgaagggaggaaagaacttccacttcgactatgaccttgtctgaataagatcggagtcggtgaactcagaaggcctccatagccttggcaactcatgactagagcctagggagataactgacgccataaacaagagtgtcagtttgttaagtcaacaacaggagtcactgtgcacttaatcctcatgtaggatctcggtccttaatgtgttgtccgaTGTGAagtaaagctataactagtactcaaacagtattttacactttatgttctgtgtgggtacaagctgatgaaatctttacttaatatatactaaattgatcttctgtatataaagataattgaaaatgaatcttgatgtgaatggaatgggagagggagcgggagatgggaggagtgtgggtgggagggaagttatgggggggaaaagccattgtaatccataaactgtactttggaaatttatatttactaaataaaagttaaaaaattaaaaaaaaataagtaaataccttTGGGAGATATGAATGGAGTTTGGCGCAGTAGTTAAGATACTGTttgggggtgctggcatcacctgtcagagagcctggggctgagtctcagctccagcttcctgctaatgcacacccttgggggcagcaggtggcacttgagtccctgtcacccacatgggacgtctggattgagttccatgctcctggcttcaggctggcctggccctggctttcgCAGGTGCCCGcacagtgaatcagcagatggcagtcCTCTCTGTCTCGACCTTTCTGGGTAGGTAGACAGACTGATAAGATAGATTTGTGAGATAACTAGGCAGCTTCGGTCACCACCCCCTCTCAGGAGTGAGGGAATGAAAACGCACGTGCAGGCAGCTCTGCCTAGGCAAGGCCTGGTCGAGGCCTCAGCCAGCCTGAAGACTTCCAGCCCCTCTGCACTCCAAGGCAATTTTCGGGGATTGTGTCTCTCGGGGATTTTGAGGCAGGAGATGGCTAAAGGTTAATGGGGGAGGCAAAAACAAAGAAGAACATTTCAgagttataaaattaaaaatctgctTATTTCTCTTCCTGTTGGAGATGTTGCTTACTTAAGATCATGgcccaacaaagaaaaggaaaaacaacacaGTTAGGTTACATCCTGAGAAACGTATGTCCCCAAGAGATAGGAAAGTTAAACATCGCCTGTTTGCCTGTCTGTCTATGAATCGTGCCGTAGTGGgtagagcctccacctgcagggccggcatcccatgggggcaccagtttgcattctggctactccacttcagatccacttCCTTGCTAACAGTCTGGaaaaagcagccgaagatggtccaagtgtttgggctcgtGTCACCCGTGTGGGTTAcctgggtgaaactcctggctttgacctggcccagccatggctgttgcagccatctggggagtgaaccagtagatggatgataactctgtgtctccctccctctctctctgtaactctgcctttcaaatcgcATACAGGCCCCATTTGTCTAGTGACATCTCCCAAGGATTGCCACAAAGATTGCATAGTGGAGATAAAATTCCTTAAGAAATTCCTAACTTAGATTAAATCTTGGGGAACACCTGTTTAAACAAAAAGCTTCCCAAAGGATCAATGTCACAAGGAACAAAACAGGAAAGGACAAAACAACAAATGGCTCAAATGAGATTGAGACACAACTCTCAGTTCCCCATCACAAAAAAATCCAGCCTCCTGGCGGTTTCCATGGTAACCCTCCTCTGCCCCTCACCCTGAATAGACTCAGCCCTGACAGCCCAGGGTGCGCCTGAGTCCTCACTGTCATGTGCAGTGCGCACCCGCGTATTCTCAGAGGTATACTTTTTTTTGGAGTAAACTATtgctgtcttttccaagaaaaagaTTCAGGAACAGGGGCTCCTCTGACAGCAGCCGCTGATGGCTGTCAGGTAGGGCTCCAGCCCAGGTCTCTGCCACCTTGAGAAAGAGACATTGGTGAGCAACCCACTTGGGAGTTCTGGTTTCCACACTAGCCCTGAAAGGCGAGGCCACATTAGAATTTCTCTGACTCTGATTCTgtcaactccctccctccccgctgtGGAC contains:
- the CREG1 gene encoding protein CREG1 isoform X1, whose protein sequence is MAGRALGSARALLAALLALALWALLVSPARGRGGRDHGDWDLAKLLPPLPPREDAARVARFVTHLCDWGALGTISTLEAVRGQAFADVLSLSDGVPGGSTGVPYFYLSPLQLTVGNLQENPHATLLLSLAQTNFCKKKGFDPQSPLCVHIMLSGSVMKVNETEMDFAKLSLFTRHPEMETWPSSHNWFFAKLNITNIWVLDYFGGPKIVTPEEYYNVTFQ